Below is a window of Stigmatopora nigra isolate UIUO_SnigA chromosome 3, RoL_Snig_1.1, whole genome shotgun sequence DNA.
taaatacttttttagtcctcatttaattttttacactAATTTAATAAGAGGATGTCGTCTTCAGATCCGACACATCTTTGTAATCTTGAAAAAATGAACCACCACTATCTGAGAAGTCTGCCTGCCTGTTATCATACCAACACTCATTGCTGATTCCTGTCAAGCCAACCTGTCTTTTGTCTGAagtttttcatgtatatttcaTATTTGTGATCCCTTTCTTTCGACCTCCAACAGGGCCACACACCTCTGGACCTTGCTCACCAGGTGCACAGCCCCCTACTTATCTACATGCTTAACCAAGTCCAACAGGAGAGGAGTCGCGCAAATTCACGCTGTTTAAAAATCGTCGTCAAATACAGGGTATGGAGAACTGTTAAGAACAAATGTGTCTTTTAAAAGTACCGCTGCTCTGTCATTTCATCTTACCCATTTTTGTCATGTCCTTTATGCCCTTTCCACTTAGGTTGCCCTGCAATTTTTGATGTCCACTGCCATATTTGGTTGTTTGGGTGCCATTTTGGATATGAATACAGATTCCTGGTTGCTCAAAGGGATCCTCCTAGTATGCGTGGTCTGTGCAGTCAGTTTGGCAACAaggttcattttttcccctcataatCGTGTCTATGAACTTTCTTTACAATGTTATGGTCACTTTTTTTAACACCAAAGAAATGGAGAGACAAATATTGTCTCATTACAAGGTAACAAAAGAGAGACCATTTTTAAAGGGCTGTTTCTTTTCatgcatgttctttttttgttttgtttttcttgacatTAGAAGCTAGAAACAATCAAATGACTGTCTTGTTGAAATGGATTGCACAACTGCGCCCGtcaatttttcttttgatttcaaTTTTCTCCTGTTTGTTTCGCAACAGGAATTTCCCCAGTGAAGTTTTTCACTCACTCCTACCGTCGACAGGTCTCATGTCCTCCATTTTCTGGATGTTGGTCACATGGTGCCTCTGGTTCTTACCTGATATCCTTTGCAGTTGCGATAGACAAAGTGCATTAGGAGTACTACCAGTGGTATGCAATTTCTGAAGGATTGACTGATTTGCAGTGCATTTAGTCCAATTTAGTTCTTTTCAACTTCAACTATGAAatatacacacttttttttaatcgtttattttcaaataattagTAACAACTTCTAAGCGTAATACTATTTAACTCAATTCCTAAGTGCCTGGTAAGCATTGTGTTAATGGTGAAACTGTAGAGGCCTTTTTTTAGGAACGTTTACTGCACAAACATATTCTAACTTTGCCTTGATTGTATTACGAGAAGAGAGTAGGTAGTCCTTATTGTGAAATGTTTGATAAAGACTGCATTCATATGCATGACAGCTTTAGTCTGTATCAAGATGATCCAATCAGCCTTGAGTAATTAAGATAGTATAGTCTCTGATCGatactttttttccttaatgttGAACCAACATGGCCATAGCGTAACTGTTCAGGTTCTTTTCACATTCAACGCAACCGCTCTACTCTACTACTACCTCCGTGCCTGCAGGACTGACCCTGGCTTTGTCAAGGCAACTGAAGAGGAGAAGAAAATGGTgtgcttgttattttttgagaaTCCCACTCTCAGAGAAAGATGTTAGGATGGACACTgttatattttgtgtatttatttatttttttgcctctaCAGAATGTGTTGGTGTTGGCTGAGGCCGGCTGCCTCGACCCCAGTATATTCTGCACTTCCTGCatggtcaggtttttttttttgacaagatGCTCAATCACCTAAGCAGGCAAACCTGTAAGTTTACTCAATGCTATGAATTTTTCAGATAAAGAAGCCAGTTCGAGCAAGCCACTGCCAGAGATGTGACGCCTGTGTAGCCAAGCAGGACCATCACTCTGTCTGGACCAACACCTGCATTGGTATGGCACACCTTTTGCCTACTTGGGCTGATTACACTTCTAATATATAATAGTTTAAAGAGATATACCTGCTATTTTTTGTCAATGCTTCCAGGTGGAATTTCTCCATACAatgtgggtaaaaaaatgttttctctgTTGCAGGTGCCAGGAATCATCTTTACTTTGTCCTATTTGTGTTCTTCCTCTTACTAATGACCATGTGGATGTTCTACGGCTGTCTTGTGTGTGAGTCCTTGAATGCACAATTAAGATGTcaaatttgctttgtttttttttctccaacaagCAAGACAGTTTATTTGGGGGAGGACgcatttattaaatcatttagaAAGGTGCCATACGTCATGATTAATCATTAACTCTTTGAATCCTAAACTCAAGCCATGGTGATCAATCATGGAGTATCTTGCCATTGTCATAAAAAATACACTATCATGCTCTCCTGTCAATATTgatattattttatcattttggtGTAGTATTTTTTCCTAATGTGGTCATGTAGTAGGTCATAGTGTAATAATGACACTTCAAATTGATTATGTGCTGAGAAAAATATGCCAAGCATGAGATACCTAAGGAATGTTAAACATTTCTACATAATATATAGAGACAAAATAGAGTGtattggaaaaggaaaaaactcCCTAACGAGAACTCAAAATGCCATGGTCCTTATTGGTTAATTTGAGGTTGGAAGAAAGCTTTTTTGCCACCTACAGTGTATGGcatggagttaaaaaaaacgtgtAATTTGCAGTCGTTGGCTAGATTTCAGTGTTTCATAGAAGAAATTTGTCAATCGTGAGCCTTGAATGTGTTAATAACAGTTTGCTGAGAGACGGCACTGACCTTTTTAATTTGGTTTCAGACTGGTCGACACATTGCGTGCCACGAACTGAGAATCAGGGTCTCCTGGGAGTGGCCTTTGCCGTGGTTGACTGCTCTCCGTGGTTGCTGTGCATTTTGTTATTGGCCTTGTACCACGCTTGCTGGTCCAGCTTCATCCTGGTCCTGCAGATCTACCAGGTCAGGAACGTCGAGATGTCATCAATAGAAGTCGATCGGGCATATTTCACAGTGCTTTATATTTATTGTCCCAGATCGCTTTCCTCGGACTAACGACGGCCGAGAGAATGAGTTTGttaatgcatgcaaaaaaacacgGACAAAGCTTGTCCTTGTCCCAAAACCCATACAAGTAAGTTGTTACAACTTGTGTCAATGTTTACCAATTTTTGAACACAGTTCAAGATGGtgttaatttagcatttttaaatacatgctGCTGCTTCTCCATAGTTTGGGTGTTGTGAGGAACCTGGTGTCATTCTTCAAGCTGAGATGTTGTGGCCTCTTTAAACCGGCCGTCATCGACTGGACGCAGCAGTTTGCGCAAGGCCACGACCAACGCTTGTTCAGACCCACGGACATGGTGTAATGCTCAAGTGTTGAAGGGAAGGCGGGACTAGTGGATTTGGACCAAAAAGCacagtgtatttatttatttttataattaatcTATAGGgtcattttaaagtaaaacCACTCCAACGAATGGATGAAAAAGCTACATGTCtatatttttgctctttgtattGCCTGCTGCCTTTCTGACCTGTGGAAGTTCAACAAATAACTTCCTAATAGATGTACATTTTGAGTTTATTCACACATCAAgctttttttacatgatgtactCTGAGGGAAATAATCTTTATATGTGCCAAATCTGATTTGTAACAATAGCATGTTTCATAATGAAGGACCCCTATGATACTTCAATAAAACTACATGTTTTCTTAACTGTGTTGACAATGTGTactcaatgtttcttttttaaatcaatcacaaACAcctgatgaaaaagaaaacaaaaagaaaaaatacacttaataTTGTTGCATCTACAGATGATCTTTATTCAAGCCCTAATTTAATAGTTGTCTGCCCAGTGAAGTTTTATTAAcatataaatatttgaaatcCTCCACAAACCACTTTTTAACCAAACATTTTGCCCAATGTGAGTTGGTAAAAAGCTCCAGCTCTCCCATGTGATATTCGGTGACAAATGCTCTAATAAATTGccaaataaacattttggtaGAAATGTTTAccacaaacataaacaaaagtAAAGTTAATAATGTAATGGTAACTCTCCATGTGCAACAATAATAGTTTAAAGCCAGTTCATTTTTCCCACTGTCGTTACTCCAACATGGCGGCATTCCCAAGTCCAAATCCTTTTGGCCCAAAGTTCTTGGCATAGCAAACTTGGGTGAAATAAAACAGtagtattaatatattttttaagttaattAGTTTGAGACAATGTAACACAAGATACCTTTACAGTAGATCTCTCCATCTTTGTCGGTCACTGTAGTCGACTCCAGACTTTTACCACACATGGCACAGCGGAAACACGTTTTATGCCAGGGCtgcaaatatgtatttgtatacatTATTACATGGTTCATCCCTGTAGTACTCATTTTCCTTACATAAAAACCATAGCTAGTGATGGGAATGTCATTAAAATCAGTGAATATTCATTTGTTGGCAAACATAGGAAATGACAACTACTAACATTGCATGTTGAGTGGTTACTGCGCTCCTTACCTTCCCGCCTCCCATCACCTTTTCTGCTGCGTATACAGCTTTGGAACAGCGAGAGCAGTGATCGGAACTTCCGAACTTCTGGGAAATCTTGTTAGAAGTAGAGTTGGTTGAAGAGTGCCTTGGTTTAGATCTAACAAAGACGGCCACATGTCATTAGTAGAATGCAATACGCTTGAGTAATTCCAAAAGCAtttgatgtccaatcctttAAAATGTAAAGAATCTACAGCTAAAATATACACTTGTTTCTGAGTAGATCTAATTGTGGATAACCTGCTGTTAAAAGGAAATTCACATTACTTTTTGGGtattatttctttcatttctgcCTCTTTTCACTGTGCGaacatttgtttaaataaatgtaatatttcaaaaCTTAATTATTCATaatcattcatatatttttatatatatatatatatatatatatatatatatatatatatatatatatatatatatatatatatatatatatatatatatatatatatatatatatatatatatatatatatatatatatatatatatatatatatatatataaataaataactctCATTTggatttgtgtaaaaattgtTTAGACGTAAAGGAGAGAAATCATACTCATTAGGCTGTAGGTTGACACACTTTCCAACGGGATCAGAACTCAGCGCTCCAGCCCCTTGCCCGTACCCATAACCTTTGGGCCCATATTTTTTCCCGTAGCAAGATTTGCAGTAGATCTCAGACTCATGCGCAGCTACCGTGGTGCTGTCCAGTGCTTTTCTGCAGCTCACTGTGAGAAGAAGCAGACAGATTGTGACAACGGGCCAAGTATGGAACTACCTTCAATATTTCCAAGCCTGTCATTGCCAGAAAGTCAAAGTAAGAATGAATAGTGCTCGACTATTAAAAAGCATTGTGACTTGCCTTGGAGTTCTGGTTAAACAAAACCCACAGCGATCAGGTTTTATCAGTCACCAGAGTCATTACACATACTTTGTTGTGCTGCTTTTCTATTCATAGCCAAAAATGCAAGTGCGAGTTGAAGCTTTGAGAAAAGACTAACTGAGAAGGGAGCAATGAGCTTATCTCAGAGACCTTTTAGATGTCTCAGCGGAACAAGCTGGTCATCACAACATTTGTGGTCGTAACCATATCTTGTTTGTATAAACAAATGCAGTGAAAAATAGGACGGGTGCACAGACGTTCCAGCTGGTATTGTGACCCCCACACATAACATTAGTAAAATATCTGACAGATATTCTTTCACAGTTTTTCTCAATGATCTGGCAATTGGTTGGTGTGCCTCTTATTAATACACATTTCCAAATAGGATGGAGGAGAAGATTAATCAAATAGAACATTGATTGTGACCATCCTAATAATCAATTTAGACCTATATCGTATATCTTTGAATGTATTATGAGGTCTGGACAAATGAGAAAATGTTCTTACTGCAGATAAAACAGGTTTTATGGAAGCTTCTTCCATTACACTGGATCTCCTCAGCATGATAGGCAGTTTTCTCACAGGCTGCACACTTAGCGCCACCTCCCCAGTTTGGCATCTTGAACAAAATACATACGTGAACATGTCATTTGACTGTTTTAGAATAATTGTGTGAATTGTAAGTACATAGGACGTACACAGGAGCTATAAACTATGTTAAGTCACTTTTGAAGCAAAGTTGACATTGTTTCAAATGGAACACTTTTCGACTTCTGTTTTAAACATTCCTTAGTGGTTCtatgttattattatgataatCATGACCCCGGCAGAAGCATATAactgacattcattcattcattttctcaactgctttatccttactaggttcgcagggggtgctggagcctatcccagctgacacccgCTGAGCACTCTgtatcgatggccagccaatcgaagggcacaagcagacgcacaaccattcacactgacaCCCATACTTAGGAACAATTTAGATTGACCTATTTAGGCTGCCTATTAACCGATATAATGCAAGGTTTTTGTCCatggaagattaaaaaaataaatacaccagTAAGACGTTTAGTTATATTTACTGATTTGGGCCTATTATCAGTTTGGACAGACTTGTTATCCAAAAAAATTTATGAAAACCCCTAAAAGACCTTTCCCCAACAAGTACCTACGCCCACTCATGTCCAATATATAGCAGCTATGGCATAAACTTCCGAGAATAGAAACTTTAGAAGTATAGCAGCCAAAATCTCCTCATTTAAAATTGATAGTTAAATAAAGTAAAGCAACAAGTGATGGCTGGGGTTGtatataaaatgaattggaactTACCTTGATTCACGTCTGTGCTTCAGTCCCAAAGTTGCATTGTATTCCTCCAGGCTGTTTTAAATAGGGCCCTCTCAGCATCAGCAGTGACGCTTCCATCAAAGTATCCTCCCAAAATAACTTGTGACTGAGCCAGGTGCTCATAGCCTTCATCACAGGCTGAATGGGGCCTCCACCGTCAGCTGCCCTAACATTTGTTGTAGATTCATCGAGTGACACAGGAGCTGGCACTCGCAACTGAGTGATGCTTTTGGGATTACCTACACACAATACACAGTGGACACACTGCATAGTAGTGACTGGCTGCATATTACCGTCAGAATGTGAGACATACAGATGGCCGCGGGTTGCTGTAATCACAAAATAgcacattaaaaacatttttaatgaattcatgCAAACAGGAgacaatgtgggaggaaactggagtacccagagaaaacccacagacgATTTAGGTTTTTTAATAATAGTATAGTGTGGGAAGTAGTAAGAATTCACTTCCTAATGTTATGTTTGATTCCATTCATCTGGACGCGCTTAAACTGTCTGCACAccaaattgtaatatttcttaTTCTGTCTTGCTTACCCGCAGAAaagtcgcaggggtgctggagccaatcccaaacAACTATGTACCAACCATTGGCCACATTACGACcacaaaacataaatatatttaacatgAAAGAACAGCAGTGAAAGAATTGTCAAAGATAATATGTATCTATAGACTTACAAAAAGTACTGGTAACAAATGACACTGATCACATGATCTTCGTAAATGTTTTTAAGttattttgcatttcatttaagATAACAGAAAGAAGCTTGTTTCTGTATAAATTAAGTAACGAATTACAATGTCTGATTAGGTTTACatagaatttaaaagaaatatttacgTTCTCATTACTTCCATTTCAAAATGATATTTATAAACGTTTATCTGTGCAACAgtattctctcttttttttaatattacctGGCACTAAATTAAACCATGTATTTTACATTAACACTTTTCAGCCAAAACAAGGCACATACTGTACTGATATCAAGTTTCATCATCTtcaacattttggggaaaaccATGGCAGCACCCTCATTTGCacaattacaaatacaataaaacaaaaaaaattacaatagcaatcagaaaaaaactgtGCTGAAACggctttaaaatgtcattttcacaaCAGCACAGGTTTTAATTTCACAGGAAATGACTACTGTAAGATGCTTACTTAACACAGAATTGGATAAAAATAAACCCTAAAGCAGCAGCCGCCACCACCACCCCTAGGCATAACACCACCTAAAGACAATAGA
It encodes the following:
- the zdhhc13 gene encoding putative palmitoyltransferase ZDHHC13, producing MGWIKGSKSHTHDSCHHGHSDHSHSHGPRAAAFGGMDLPVVPAFHEQFGNIADDTMDLSQQPKKRSHLDDSSTWDIVKASQFGNLDRCKELVEAGYDVRQLDKENVSVLHWAAINNRLELVKYYISKGAIVDQLGGDLNSTPLHWAIRQGHLPMVIQLIRYGADSSIADGEGYRALHLAILFQHMAIAAYLMAKGQEVDGPDCNGQSPLMLAAQKIIGPEPTSFLIKNNASVSAMDKVNRNTPLHCAVLAGNVDAAGVLLRAGASLDLQNANGHTPLDLAHQVHSPLLIYMLNQVQQERSRANSRCLKIVVKYRVALQFLMSTAIFGCLGAILDMNTDSWLLKGILLVCVVCAVSLATRNFPSEVFHSLLPSTGLMSSIFWMLVTWCLWFLPDGHSVTVQVLFTFNATALLYYYLRACRTDPGFVKATEEEKKMNVLVLAEAGCLDPSIFCTSCMIKKPVRASHCQRCDACVAKQDHHSVWTNTCIGARNHLYFVLFVFFLLLMTMWMFYGCLVYWSTHCVPRTENQGLLGVAFAVVDCSPWLLCILLLALYHACWSSFILVLQIYQIAFLGLTTAERMSLLMHAKKHGQSLSLSQNPYNLGVVRNLVSFFKLRCCGLFKPAVIDWTQQFAQGHDQRLFRPTDMV
- the csrp3 gene encoding cysteine and glycine-rich protein 3 — translated: MPNWGGGAKCAACEKTAYHAEEIQCNGRSFHKTCFICMSCRKALDSTTVAAHESEIYCKSCYGKKYGPKGYGYGQGAGALSSDPVGKCVNLQPNESKPRHSSTNSTSNKISQKFGSSDHCSRCSKAVYAAEKVMGGGKPWHKTCFRCAMCGKSLESTTVTDKDGEIYCKVCYAKNFGPKGFGLGNAAMLE